The Actinomadura sp. WMMB 499 genome includes a window with the following:
- a CDS encoding catalase gives MTERPTTTTDAGIPAPSDAHSQSVGPNGPLLLQDHYLIQKMAHFNRERVPERVVHAKGGGAYGVLEITEDVSQFTRAKLFQKGARTESLVRFSSVAGELGSADAGRDPRGFAMKFYTEDGNYDLVGNNTPVFFIRDPQKFSDFIHSQKRRADNHLRDNNMQWDFWTLSPESAHQVSWLMTDRGTPASWRHMNGYGSHTFLWYNAAGEKFWVKYHFKTDQGIRNFTAEEADAQHPDVHVRDLYTAIERGDHPSWTVQVQVMPFEDAADYRFNPFDLTKVWPHADYPPITIGRWTLNRNPENYFAEIEQAAFEPANLVPGIGASPDKMLQGRLFSYPDAHRYRIGANYLQLPVNRPHSPVHTYNKDGAMAYANSGDPVYAPNSAGGPEADPEPWAGDSYDVAGEIVRSAYRPHSEDDDFVQPRALWEKVLGETDRDHMVHNILLHANAPEVTADMKKRVAEYWRNVQKDLGDRVAKGLGVNGS, from the coding sequence ATGACCGAGAGGCCGACCACCACGACCGACGCCGGGATCCCCGCCCCCAGCGACGCGCACTCCCAGTCCGTCGGTCCGAACGGCCCCCTGCTGCTGCAGGACCATTACCTCATCCAGAAGATGGCGCACTTCAACCGCGAGCGCGTCCCCGAACGCGTCGTCCACGCCAAGGGCGGCGGCGCGTACGGCGTCCTGGAGATCACCGAGGACGTCAGCCAGTTCACCCGGGCGAAGCTCTTCCAGAAGGGCGCCCGCACCGAGTCGCTGGTGCGGTTCAGCTCCGTCGCGGGCGAGCTCGGCTCGGCGGACGCGGGCCGCGACCCGCGCGGCTTCGCGATGAAGTTCTACACCGAGGACGGCAACTACGACCTCGTCGGCAACAACACCCCGGTCTTCTTCATCCGGGACCCGCAGAAGTTCTCCGACTTCATCCACTCGCAGAAGCGCCGCGCCGACAACCACCTGCGCGACAACAACATGCAGTGGGACTTCTGGACGCTCTCGCCCGAGTCGGCCCACCAGGTGTCCTGGCTGATGACCGATCGCGGCACCCCCGCGTCCTGGCGGCACATGAACGGGTACGGCTCGCACACGTTCCTCTGGTACAACGCCGCCGGCGAGAAGTTCTGGGTCAAGTACCACTTCAAGACCGACCAGGGGATCCGGAACTTCACCGCCGAGGAGGCCGACGCCCAGCACCCGGACGTCCACGTCCGCGACCTCTACACCGCGATCGAGCGCGGCGACCACCCGTCCTGGACCGTGCAGGTGCAGGTCATGCCGTTCGAGGACGCGGCCGACTACCGGTTCAACCCGTTCGACCTGACCAAGGTCTGGCCGCACGCCGACTACCCGCCGATCACCATCGGGAGGTGGACGCTGAACCGGAACCCGGAGAACTACTTCGCCGAGATCGAGCAGGCCGCGTTCGAGCCCGCCAACCTCGTCCCCGGCATCGGCGCCTCGCCGGACAAGATGCTGCAGGGCCGGCTGTTCTCCTACCCGGACGCCCACCGGTACCGGATCGGCGCGAACTACCTGCAGCTCCCGGTCAACCGCCCGCACTCGCCCGTCCACACCTACAACAAGGACGGCGCGATGGCGTACGCCAACTCGGGCGACCCGGTGTACGCGCCGAACTCGGCCGGCGGGCCCGAGGCCGACCCCGAGCCGTGGGCCGGTGACTCCTACGACGTCGCGGGCGAGATCGTCCGCAGCGCCTACCGGCCGCACAGCGAGGACGACGACTTCGTGCAGCCCCGCGCCCTGTGGGAGAAGGTCCTCGGCGAGACCGACCGCGACCACATGGTTCACAACATCCTCCTGCACGCCAACGCGCCGGAGGTCACGGCCGACATGAAGAAGCGCGTGGCCGAGTACTGGCGGAACGTCCAGAAGGACCTGGGCGACCGCGTCGCCAAGGGGCTCGGCGTCAACGGCTCCTGA
- a CDS encoding PadR family transcriptional regulator, with amino-acid sequence MALRHAILAALLEGEASGYDLAKIFDASVANFWMATPQQLYRELDRMAGDGLVAARVVRQERRPDKRLFTLTADGRRALHDFTAAPPRPGAMRDELLVQLQAVDAGDAAAVGRAVAERAAASRAKLARYERLRAVLLNGRTEEEHLAHAERIGPYLTLLGGIAFEQENIRWAERVLDVLRRRASARTA; translated from the coding sequence ATGGCACTGCGACACGCGATCCTGGCCGCGCTGCTGGAGGGCGAGGCGTCCGGCTACGACCTCGCCAAGATCTTCGACGCGTCCGTCGCGAACTTCTGGATGGCCACGCCGCAGCAGCTGTACCGCGAGCTCGACCGCATGGCGGGCGACGGGCTGGTCGCGGCGCGCGTCGTCCGGCAGGAGCGCAGGCCCGACAAGCGGCTGTTCACCCTCACCGCCGACGGGCGCCGCGCCCTGCACGACTTCACCGCCGCGCCGCCCCGTCCGGGCGCGATGCGCGACGAACTGCTCGTCCAACTACAGGCCGTCGACGCGGGCGACGCCGCCGCCGTGGGCCGGGCCGTCGCCGAGCGGGCGGCGGCGTCGCGGGCCAAGCTCGCACGCTACGAACGGCTCCGCGCCGTCCTGCTGAACGGACGCACCGAGGAGGAGCACCTCGCGCACGCCGAACGGATCGGCCCCTACCTGACCCTCCTCGGGGGCATCGCGTTCGAGCAGGAGAACATCCGGTGGGCCGAACGGGTCCTCGACGTCCTGCGGCGGCGCGCGTCCGCCCGGACGGCCTAG
- a CDS encoding GyrI-like domain-containing protein, whose product MNWYEAAEEPEIAEFGPVSGLAVTGRGEPGGDTYSAAVGALYAVMGAIGAPMVPLEGRWWVEDERAPLEVPRGEWWWHLFLRLPEGLDPAAVDRAREEVRPSVPAVARVQLVTFAEGRCVQLLHRGDYADEPASLVRLAAFMAAEGLVMNGLHHEIYLSDPQETDPEKMRTILRHPVR is encoded by the coding sequence ATGAACTGGTACGAGGCGGCGGAGGAGCCGGAGATCGCGGAGTTCGGCCCGGTGTCGGGCCTCGCGGTCACCGGCCGCGGCGAGCCCGGCGGCGACACCTACAGCGCGGCCGTGGGCGCGCTCTACGCGGTCATGGGGGCGATCGGCGCGCCGATGGTCCCGCTGGAGGGCCGCTGGTGGGTCGAGGACGAGCGCGCCCCGCTCGAGGTCCCGCGCGGCGAGTGGTGGTGGCACCTGTTCCTGCGGCTGCCGGAGGGCCTCGACCCGGCGGCCGTCGACCGGGCGCGCGAGGAGGTGCGGCCGAGCGTGCCGGCGGTGGCGCGCGTCCAGCTCGTGACGTTCGCCGAAGGGCGCTGCGTCCAGCTCCTCCACCGCGGCGACTACGCCGACGAGCCCGCGAGCCTCGTCCGGCTGGCCGCGTTCATGGCGGCGGAGGGCCTGGTCATGAACGGGCTGCACCACGAGATCTACCTGTCCGACCCGCAGGAGACCGACCCGGAGAAGATGCGGACGATCCTCCGCCACCCGGTCCGCTAG
- a CDS encoding GyrI-like domain-containing protein — translation MSDDLLPIGRFARLCRLSVKQLRHYDDLGLLAPARVDPASGYRYYRSSQARDALTIGMLRGMDVPLPTIARVLADARPDARPDARPGARPGTRTGSADGTGADTGGSAALREARERLEAEVARRRRALRLLDRILAEGLPGAEVTVAAEPARRVRSEYAAATPETIGAATSACVARLCPSGETLVGLFPLDVPDEFVVRVTADSPDGGDVLPGGTFASAVHVGPYDEIPLTVHGVLAWFGDHGHSPAGPVRELYLSDPATTPPERLETRVMIPLEDDA, via the coding sequence GTGAGCGACGATCTCCTGCCGATCGGGCGGTTCGCGCGGCTGTGCCGGCTCAGCGTGAAGCAGCTCCGGCACTACGACGACCTGGGCCTGCTGGCCCCCGCGCGGGTCGACCCGGCGTCCGGCTACCGGTACTACCGGTCGTCGCAGGCCCGGGACGCGCTGACCATCGGGATGCTGCGCGGCATGGACGTGCCGCTCCCGACGATCGCGCGCGTCCTGGCCGACGCCCGCCCCGACGCCCGTCCCGACGCCCGTCCCGGCGCCCGTCCCGGCACGCGGACGGGATCGGCCGACGGTACGGGTGCCGATACGGGTGGTAGTGCGGCACTGCGGGAGGCGCGGGAGCGGCTCGAGGCCGAGGTGGCCCGGCGCCGCCGTGCCCTCCGGCTCCTGGACCGGATCCTCGCCGAGGGCCTGCCGGGCGCCGAGGTGACGGTGGCCGCCGAGCCCGCCCGCCGGGTGCGGTCCGAGTACGCGGCGGCGACGCCCGAGACGATCGGGGCCGCGACGTCCGCGTGCGTCGCACGGCTGTGCCCGTCCGGCGAGACGCTCGTCGGGCTCTTCCCGCTCGACGTGCCGGACGAGTTCGTCGTCCGGGTGACCGCCGACTCGCCGGACGGCGGCGACGTCCTGCCCGGCGGGACGTTCGCGTCCGCCGTGCACGTCGGCCCCTACGACGAGATCCCGCTCACGGTCCACGGCGTGCTCGCGTGGTTCGGCGACCACGGGCACTCGCCCGCGGGCCCCGTCCGCGAGCTCTACCTCTCCGATCCCGCGACCACGCCCCCCGAACGCCTGGAGACCCGGGTGATGATCCCCCTGGAGGACGACGCATGA
- a CDS encoding nuclear transport factor 2 family protein, whose product MHPFRKAVEAADIDGAIALLADDVVFVSPVAHKPYAGKAITAAILRAVFRVFEDFRYVGEFDGADGRGREHALLFKTRVGDRDLDGCDFIRHDEHGKIAELMVMVRPLSGANALAEAMGAQFDRIEREAAGG is encoded by the coding sequence ATGCATCCGTTCCGCAAGGCCGTCGAGGCGGCGGACATCGACGGCGCGATCGCGCTGCTCGCCGACGACGTCGTGTTCGTCAGCCCGGTCGCCCACAAGCCGTACGCGGGCAAGGCGATCACGGCCGCGATCCTGCGGGCCGTCTTCCGGGTGTTCGAGGACTTCCGCTACGTGGGCGAGTTCGACGGCGCGGACGGCCGGGGCCGGGAGCACGCGCTGCTGTTCAAGACCCGCGTCGGCGACCGCGACCTCGACGGCTGCGACTTCATCCGGCACGACGAGCACGGGAAGATCGCCGAGCTCATGGTGATGGTGCGGCCGCTGTCGGGCGCGAACGCCCTCGCCGAGGCCATGGGCGCCCAGTTCGACCGGATCGAGCGCGAAGCCGCCGGCGGCTGA
- a CDS encoding Fur family transcriptional regulator produces MTATETPNITAELRDAGLRVTAARVALLQTVRAGNHLGVDAIAAGVRRRVGHISLQAVYEALHAMTAAGLVRRIEPAGSPARFEGRTGDNHHHLVCRSCGAVADVDCAVGHPPCLDPVDDAGFHVDEADVTFWGLCPRCRPDAAPPDAAPPDAATTGTTTTNGR; encoded by the coding sequence ATGACCGCAACGGAGACGCCGAACATCACCGCGGAGCTGCGCGACGCCGGGCTCCGGGTGACGGCGGCGCGGGTCGCGCTCCTGCAGACCGTCCGCGCCGGGAACCACCTCGGCGTCGACGCGATCGCCGCGGGAGTCCGCCGGCGCGTGGGCCACATCTCCCTGCAGGCCGTCTACGAGGCCCTGCACGCGATGACCGCGGCCGGCCTCGTGCGGCGCATCGAACCGGCGGGCAGCCCCGCCCGGTTCGAGGGCCGCACCGGCGACAACCACCACCACCTGGTGTGCCGGAGCTGCGGGGCCGTCGCCGACGTCGACTGCGCCGTCGGGCACCCGCCCTGCCTGGACCCGGTCGACGACGCCGGATTCCACGTCGACGAGGCCGACGTCACGTTCTGGGGCCTGTGCCCCCGCTGCCGCCCGGACGCCGCGCCCCCGGACGCCGCGCCCCCGGACGCCGCGACCACCGGCACCACGACCACGAACGGTCGATGA
- a CDS encoding molybdopterin oxidoreductase family protein yields the protein MRPHVRRPPRHPRPRPGPHRPPAHARREPPGVEREPLLRARFPWTAQSDPGARGKVTVVDPRRTRTAALADEHVFIRPSTDAYFLMAMVHTLFAENLAVDLPDAAGLDELRDIAAGFAPERVADITGVPADAVRRTARELAAAPRAAVYGRIGTCTQAFGTLNSWLVDVLNALTGNLDRPGGAMFPKPAHVPAYRRRKPFRTGRWRSRVRDLPEANGELPVATLADEIETPGEGQVRALITIGGNPALSAPNSARLDRAFAGLEFMASIDPYLNETTRHAHVVLPPPRPVQTPHYDIALTGLAVRNYARYSPPVLPLDGRPSESEILARLALLASGADGDPAALDDMIITSTLGKAVAHEGSPVHGRDAGELRAMLDAGTPAERRLDMMLRLGPYGDAFGAVPDGLTLDRLRTDHPHGIDLGALEPRLDEVLCTASGRLELCPPALAADAARLRDALEAALETAAPAGTVLIGRRHLRSNNSWLHNVPELVRGSNTCTLHLHPDDAARLGVAAGDGVRVTSRAGSVEAVAEPTDAIMPGVVSLPHGWGHDRPGTRTGVARRHAGVNVNAVTDEREIDPASGTAVFNGVPVTLARVG from the coding sequence GTGCGGCCACATGTTCGGCGACCCCCTCGCCATCCCCGTCCCCGACCTGGACCGCACCGACCACCTGCTCATGCTCGGCGCGAACCCCCTGGAGTCGAACGGGAGCCTCTGCTCCGCGCCCGATTTCCCTGGACGGCTCAAAGCGATCCAGGCGCGCGGGGCAAGGTCACCGTGGTCGACCCAAGGCGGACGCGCACCGCCGCACTGGCCGACGAGCACGTGTTCATCCGCCCCAGCACCGACGCCTACTTCCTCATGGCGATGGTGCACACCCTGTTCGCCGAGAACCTCGCCGTCGACCTGCCGGACGCCGCCGGGCTCGACGAGCTGCGCGACATCGCCGCCGGCTTCGCGCCCGAACGGGTCGCGGACATCACCGGCGTCCCCGCCGACGCCGTCCGCCGCACGGCCCGCGAGCTGGCGGCCGCGCCGCGCGCCGCCGTGTACGGGCGCATCGGCACCTGCACGCAGGCGTTCGGCACGCTGAACAGCTGGCTCGTCGACGTCCTCAACGCGCTCACCGGCAACCTCGACCGGCCCGGCGGCGCGATGTTCCCCAAGCCCGCGCACGTCCCCGCGTACCGGCGGCGCAAGCCGTTCCGGACGGGCCGGTGGCGCAGCCGCGTCCGCGACCTGCCCGAGGCCAACGGGGAACTCCCGGTCGCCACGCTCGCCGACGAGATCGAGACCCCCGGCGAGGGGCAGGTCAGGGCGCTGATCACCATCGGCGGGAATCCGGCGCTGTCCGCACCGAACTCGGCGCGCCTCGACCGCGCGTTCGCCGGGCTCGAGTTCATGGCCTCGATCGACCCGTACCTGAACGAGACGACGCGGCACGCCCACGTCGTCCTCCCGCCGCCCCGGCCCGTCCAGACGCCGCACTACGACATCGCGCTCACCGGCCTGGCCGTCCGGAACTACGCCCGGTACTCCCCGCCGGTCCTGCCCCTGGACGGGCGCCCGAGCGAGTCGGAGATCCTCGCGCGACTCGCCCTGCTCGCGTCCGGCGCCGACGGCGACCCCGCCGCCCTCGACGACATGATCATCACCTCGACCCTCGGGAAGGCCGTCGCGCACGAGGGGTCGCCCGTCCACGGCCGCGACGCCGGCGAGCTGCGGGCGATGCTCGACGCGGGCACCCCGGCCGAGCGGCGGCTCGACATGATGCTGCGCCTCGGCCCGTACGGCGACGCCTTCGGCGCCGTCCCGGACGGCCTCACCCTCGACCGGCTCCGCACCGACCACCCGCACGGCATCGACCTCGGCGCCCTCGAACCCCGCCTCGACGAGGTGCTCTGCACGGCGTCCGGGCGCCTCGAGCTGTGCCCGCCCGCACTCGCCGCCGACGCCGCCCGGCTCCGCGACGCGCTCGAGGCGGCGCTCGAGACGGCGGCGCCCGCCGGGACCGTGCTGATCGGCCGCCGCCACCTGCGGTCCAACAACAGCTGGCTGCACAACGTCCCCGAACTGGTGCGCGGCTCCAACACCTGCACCCTGCACCTGCACCCCGACGACGCCGCCCGGCTCGGCGTCGCGGCGGGCGACGGCGTCCGGGTGACGTCCCGCGCGGGCTCGGTCGAGGCGGTCGCCGAACCCACCGACGCGATCATGCCGGGCGTCGTCAGCCTCCCGCACGGCTGGGGCCACGACCGTCCCGGCACCCGGACGGGCGTCGCGCGGCGGCACGCGGGGGTGAACGTCAACGCGGTGACCGACGAGCGGGAGATCGACCCCGCGTCGGGCACCGCGGTGTTCAACGGCGTGCCCGTCACCCTCGCCCGCGTGGGCTGA
- a CDS encoding CapA family protein: MNKVRGNRRRSRGASSGFASSRVAASAAAGGLLLAATACGLTGGDTPPAEGAASPASSAPPAAPPSPSEPAKEPILLAFGGDTNFEAQLRSRLAEPETALGPTAKTLRKADLAMINLETAITEGGTKAPKTYAFRAPASAFAALKAAGVDVTSMANNHGMDFGVSGLRDSLAAIKESGFPTVGIGMNADEAYKPYRVTVKGNKLAIVGATQVLDDNLIQQWTATDGKPGLASAKVVPRMVQAVKEAAQGSDVVIVHVHWGQELNPCPLPRQKELAQQLTAAGADIIVGGHAHIPLGGGYMDNGAYIHYGMGNFLFASARGQSARSGMLILKVEDGKVTADKWAPVSIQGGVPIPLKGAAAKAEVKRWNDLRECTGLNAEPVAAP, from the coding sequence ATGAACAAGGTGCGCGGGAACAGGCGGCGGAGTCGCGGCGCGAGCAGCGGGTTCGCGAGCAGCAGGGTCGCGGCCTCGGCCGCGGCGGGCGGGCTGCTCCTGGCCGCGACGGCGTGCGGGCTGACGGGCGGCGACACGCCCCCGGCCGAGGGAGCGGCCTCGCCGGCGAGTTCGGCGCCGCCGGCCGCCCCGCCGAGCCCGTCCGAACCGGCCAAGGAGCCGATCCTGCTGGCGTTCGGCGGCGACACGAACTTCGAGGCCCAGCTCCGCTCCCGGCTGGCCGAGCCCGAGACGGCGCTCGGCCCGACGGCGAAGACGCTGCGCAAGGCCGATCTCGCGATGATCAACCTGGAGACGGCGATCACCGAGGGCGGGACGAAGGCCCCGAAGACGTACGCGTTCCGGGCCCCCGCGTCGGCGTTCGCCGCGCTGAAGGCCGCCGGGGTGGACGTGACGTCCATGGCGAACAACCACGGCATGGACTTCGGCGTGTCCGGGCTGCGCGACTCCCTGGCGGCGATCAAGGAGTCCGGCTTCCCGACCGTGGGGATCGGGATGAACGCCGACGAGGCGTACAAGCCGTACCGGGTCACCGTGAAGGGGAACAAGCTCGCGATCGTCGGCGCCACGCAGGTCCTCGACGACAACCTCATCCAGCAGTGGACGGCGACCGACGGCAAGCCGGGCCTGGCGTCCGCCAAGGTCGTCCCCCGGATGGTGCAGGCAGTGAAGGAGGCCGCGCAGGGCTCCGACGTCGTCATCGTCCACGTGCACTGGGGGCAGGAGCTCAACCCCTGCCCGCTGCCGCGCCAGAAGGAACTCGCCCAGCAGCTCACGGCCGCCGGGGCCGACATCATCGTCGGCGGCCACGCCCACATCCCGCTGGGCGGCGGCTACATGGACAACGGCGCCTACATCCACTACGGCATGGGCAACTTCCTGTTCGCCTCCGCCCGGGGGCAGAGCGCGCGCTCCGGAATGCTGATCCTGAAGGTGGAGGACGGCAAGGTCACCGCGGACAAGTGGGCGCCCGTCAGCATCCAGGGCGGCGTCCCGATCCCGCTCAAGGGAGCGGCGGCGAAGGCCGAGGTGAAGCGCTGGAACGACCTGCGGGAGTGCACCGGCCTGAACGCCGAGCCGGTCGCGGCTCCCTGA